One Bacillus solimangrovi DNA segment encodes these proteins:
- a CDS encoding bifunctional 3-deoxy-7-phosphoheptulonate synthase/chorismate mutase — MSNAEFEALRGQLDDINLKLLDLINERGKLVKEIGKVKEKQGVHRFDPVRERSMLDLILDKNEGPFETSTLQHLFKEIFKAGLELQEDDNRKALLVSRKKKPEDTIVDIKGEKIGDGHTHFVVGPCAVESYEQVSQVAEAIKNKGLKLMRGGAFKPRSSPYDFQGLGLEGLKILKRVADEHDLAVISEIVTPSDLEQAVEYLDVIQIGARNMQNFELLKAAGSIDKPILLKRGLSATISEFINAAEYIMSRGNGNIILCERGIRTYETATRNTLDISAVPILKQETHLPVMVDVTHSTGRRDLLLPTAKAGIAIGADGIMAEVHPDPAVALSDSAQQMDIPTFNDFIDQLRSSMVKA; from the coding sequence ATGAGTAACGCAGAATTTGAAGCACTACGAGGGCAATTAGATGATATTAACTTAAAACTTTTAGATTTGATCAATGAACGAGGTAAGTTAGTTAAGGAAATCGGTAAAGTTAAAGAAAAACAAGGTGTTCACCGATTTGATCCTGTTCGCGAGCGTTCAATGCTTGACTTAATCTTAGATAAAAATGAAGGTCCATTTGAAACTTCTACATTACAGCATCTCTTTAAAGAGATCTTTAAAGCAGGTTTGGAACTTCAAGAAGATGATAATCGCAAAGCACTACTTGTATCTCGTAAGAAGAAGCCAGAAGATACAATTGTAGATATAAAGGGTGAAAAGATCGGAGATGGTCACACACACTTCGTTGTAGGACCATGTGCGGTTGAATCATATGAGCAAGTATCACAGGTAGCTGAAGCAATTAAAAATAAAGGTCTTAAACTAATGCGTGGAGGAGCATTTAAGCCGAGGTCTTCACCATATGATTTCCAAGGTTTAGGGCTTGAAGGGCTTAAAATCTTAAAACGAGTAGCAGACGAGCATGATCTTGCGGTAATTAGTGAAATTGTAACTCCTTCTGATCTTGAGCAAGCTGTTGAATACCTCGATGTTATTCAGATTGGCGCGCGTAATATGCAAAACTTCGAGCTATTAAAGGCTGCGGGGTCAATTGACAAACCAATATTATTGAAACGTGGTTTATCAGCAACAATTTCTGAATTTATTAATGCTGCTGAGTATATTATGTCTCGTGGTAATGGCAATATCATTTTGTGTGAGCGAGGCATTCGTACGTATGAAACGGCAACTCGTAATACTCTTGATATTTCTGCTGTACCAATCTTGAAGCAAGAGACTCATTTACCAGTTATGGTTGATGTAACTCATTCAACAGGTCGTCGTGATTTATTACTTCCAACTGCAAAAGCAGGGATTGCAATTGGTGCAGACGGTATCATGGCCGAAGTACATCCTGATCCAGCTGTTGCTCTTTCTGATTCAGCTCAACAAATGGATATTCCAACATTTAACGATTTTATTGATCAACTTAGATCATCAATGGTTAAAGCATAA